A stretch of Anaeromyxobacter dehalogenans 2CP-1 DNA encodes these proteins:
- a CDS encoding cob(I)yrinic acid a,c-diamide adenosyltransferase, translated as MKIYTKTGDAGETGLFGGPRVRKSDARVEAYGEVDELNACLGTVRAVVEDPEIDAQLARIQDELFCVGAELATPHGEKARSAIPAVEPRWAERLEAAIDAWEAELPPLRQFVLPGGTRTAAQLHLARCVCRRAERRVVALAAEAEVSPVALAYLNRLSDLLFVAARVANHRARKPETAWDPHRER; from the coding sequence GTGAAGATCTACACGAAGACCGGGGACGCCGGAGAGACCGGCCTGTTCGGCGGGCCGCGGGTGCGCAAGAGCGACGCGCGGGTCGAGGCCTACGGCGAGGTGGACGAGCTGAACGCCTGCCTGGGCACGGTGCGCGCGGTGGTGGAGGACCCGGAGATCGACGCGCAGCTCGCGCGGATCCAGGACGAGCTGTTCTGCGTCGGCGCGGAGCTCGCCACCCCGCACGGCGAGAAGGCGCGCTCGGCCATCCCGGCGGTGGAGCCGCGCTGGGCGGAGCGGCTCGAGGCGGCCATCGACGCGTGGGAGGCGGAGCTGCCGCCGCTGCGCCAGTTCGTGCTCCCCGGCGGGACCCGGACCGCCGCGCAGCTCCACCTGGCGCGCTGCGTGTGCCGCCGCGCCGAGCGCCGCGTGGTCGCGCTCGCCGCCGAGGCGGAGGTCTCGCCGGTCGCGCTCGCCTACCTGAACCGGCTCTCCGACCTCCTGTTCGTGGCGGCGCGCGTCGCGAACCACCGCGCGCGCAAGCCGGAGACCGCCTGGGACCCGCACCGCGAGAGGTGA
- a CDS encoding diguanylate cyclase: MPQRAQILVVDDSRTQLDWLVRVLEREGYDVRTAADGKDAIRKVRGEPPDLVLLDMILPDMDGLEVLRIVKARPEDQFIPVIILSVKSDLDSKVAGLRIGADDFLAKPFAEAEILARCAAMLRIKTLQDQLRETQRRLREQTLTDDLTGLKNRRAFDERLQEEFRRAHRYSDPVSLIMIDLDHFKLVNDRYGHPFGDLVLRGASEQLRASTRDPDICARYGGEEFAVILPKTHLSGALAVAERIWKELSARSYPVPAGSTGPETSIQVTASMGIAFYPSKDIGSPEALVRYADEALYQAKKAGRNTICLYQAQAYRYEAGDR, encoded by the coding sequence ATGCCCCAGCGCGCCCAGATCCTGGTGGTGGACGACTCCCGCACCCAGCTCGACTGGCTGGTGCGGGTGCTCGAGCGCGAGGGGTACGACGTCCGCACCGCCGCGGACGGCAAGGACGCGATCCGCAAGGTGCGCGGCGAGCCGCCCGACCTGGTGCTGCTCGACATGATCCTGCCGGACATGGACGGGCTCGAGGTGCTGCGCATCGTGAAGGCGCGGCCCGAGGACCAGTTCATCCCGGTGATCATCCTGTCGGTGAAGTCGGACCTGGACTCGAAGGTCGCGGGCCTGCGCATCGGCGCCGACGACTTCCTCGCGAAGCCGTTCGCGGAGGCGGAGATCCTGGCGCGCTGCGCGGCGATGCTCCGCATCAAGACGCTCCAGGACCAGCTCCGCGAGACGCAGCGGCGGCTCCGCGAGCAGACGCTCACCGACGACCTCACCGGCCTCAAGAACCGGCGCGCGTTCGACGAGCGGCTGCAGGAGGAGTTCCGGCGCGCCCACCGCTACTCGGATCCCGTGTCGCTCATCATGATCGACCTGGACCACTTCAAGCTCGTGAACGACCGCTACGGTCATCCGTTCGGCGACCTCGTGCTGCGCGGCGCCTCCGAGCAGCTCCGGGCCTCCACCCGCGATCCCGACATCTGCGCGCGCTACGGGGGCGAGGAGTTCGCGGTGATCCTCCCCAAGACGCACCTCTCGGGCGCGCTCGCGGTGGCGGAGCGGATCTGGAAGGAGCTGTCCGCCCGGAGCTACCCCGTTCCGGCTGGGTCGACGGGACCCGAGACCAGCATCCAGGTGACCGCATCGATGGGCATCGCGTTCTACCCCTCGAAGGACATCGGCTCGCCCGAGGCGCTGGTCCGGTACGCGGACGAGGCGCTGTACCAGGCCAAGAAGGCGGGACGGAACACGATTTGTCTCTACCAGGCGCAGGCGTACCGGTACGAGGCGGGCGACCGTTAG
- the galU gene encoding UTP--glucose-1-phosphate uridylyltransferase GalU, with amino-acid sequence MAPKKIRKAVIPAAGLGTRFLPATKAVPKELLPIVDTPTIQYIVAEAVAAGVRDIILICARGKDSIVDHFDIAAELEDRLEKAGKRELRRQMREIAQMANVLTIRQQEPLGLGHAVLCARDAIGDEPFVVMLGDDIIDAQVPGAKQLADCWERHGLGTVALMEVPREDTHMYGIAAGQAMDPRTVRIDRLVEKPKADPPSNLAVIGRYVLPPRIFEILERVKPGVGGEIQLTDALAVLAREEGLLGYQFEGERYDAGDRFGYLKANILYAMKRPELAGPLRALMKELVK; translated from the coding sequence ATGGCGCCCAAGAAGATCCGCAAGGCCGTGATCCCCGCCGCGGGCCTCGGCACCCGGTTCCTCCCCGCCACCAAGGCGGTCCCGAAGGAGCTGCTCCCGATCGTCGACACGCCGACCATCCAGTACATCGTGGCGGAGGCGGTCGCGGCCGGCGTCCGGGACATCATCCTCATCTGCGCGCGCGGCAAGGACTCGATCGTCGACCACTTCGACATCGCCGCGGAGCTGGAGGACCGGCTCGAGAAGGCGGGCAAGCGCGAGCTGCGCAGGCAGATGCGCGAGATCGCCCAGATGGCGAACGTGCTCACCATCCGCCAGCAGGAGCCGCTCGGGCTCGGGCACGCGGTGCTGTGCGCCCGCGACGCCATCGGCGACGAGCCGTTCGTGGTGATGCTGGGCGACGACATCATCGACGCGCAGGTGCCCGGCGCGAAGCAGCTCGCCGACTGCTGGGAGCGGCACGGGCTCGGCACGGTGGCGCTCATGGAGGTGCCGCGCGAGGACACGCACATGTACGGCATCGCCGCGGGCCAGGCGATGGACCCGCGCACCGTGCGCATCGACCGGCTGGTCGAGAAGCCCAAGGCGGATCCGCCCTCGAACCTGGCGGTGATCGGCCGCTACGTCCTGCCCCCGCGCATCTTCGAGATCCTCGAGCGCGTGAAGCCGGGCGTGGGCGGCGAGATCCAGCTCACCGACGCGCTGGCGGTGCTGGCGCGCGAGGAGGGGCTGCTGGGCTACCAGTTCGAGGGCGAGCGCTACGACGCGGGCGACCGCTTCGGCTACCTGAAGGCCAACATCCTCTACGCGATGAAGCGCCCCGAGCTGGCGGGGCCGCTGCGCGCGCTCATGAAGGAGCTCGTCAAGTGA
- a CDS encoding ABC transporter substrate-binding protein: MRAVAAGCAALALALAAPAARAGGVADLLRPSGRGAAEGGTVWAGPRPSAPPRRVVVLAPSLTDVVLALGLGDRLVGVTQLDDAPEVRHVPRVGGFIDPNPEAILGLRPDLVLWISDGGALAAVRRVAELSQASSRPFPVVAIPVVSVADVLATPRIVGEALGAPAAGARLSAELAAEVERVRARAASLPRRRALFLVGREPLVVAGPGSFPDELLRIAGAVNVVGGSRPWPVFPLERAVALDPEVVVDGAPQEPAEGIVRLSAIPAVRRGAVVRLPDDALLRPGPRMIRGLETLFRGLHPEAR; the protein is encoded by the coding sequence GTGCGCGCCGTAGCCGCCGGGTGCGCCGCGCTGGCGCTCGCGCTCGCGGCGCCGGCGGCGCGCGCCGGCGGGGTCGCGGACCTGCTGCGCCCGAGCGGCCGCGGCGCCGCCGAGGGCGGGACGGTGTGGGCCGGGCCCCGGCCCAGCGCGCCGCCCCGGCGCGTGGTGGTGCTCGCGCCGAGCCTCACCGACGTGGTGCTGGCGCTCGGGCTGGGCGACCGGCTGGTGGGCGTGACCCAGCTCGACGACGCGCCGGAGGTGCGGCACGTGCCGCGCGTGGGCGGCTTCATCGACCCGAACCCGGAGGCGATCCTCGGGCTCCGCCCCGACCTCGTGCTCTGGATCTCCGACGGCGGCGCGCTCGCGGCGGTGCGCCGCGTGGCCGAGCTCTCGCAGGCGTCGTCGCGCCCGTTCCCGGTGGTCGCCATCCCGGTGGTGAGCGTGGCCGACGTGCTCGCCACGCCGCGCATCGTGGGCGAGGCGCTGGGCGCGCCGGCCGCGGGGGCGCGGCTCTCCGCGGAGCTCGCGGCGGAGGTGGAGCGGGTGCGGGCCCGCGCCGCGTCGCTGCCGCGCCGGCGCGCGCTCTTCCTGGTGGGCCGCGAGCCGCTGGTGGTGGCGGGACCGGGCAGCTTCCCGGACGAGCTGCTGCGCATCGCGGGCGCCGTGAACGTGGTGGGCGGCTCCCGGCCCTGGCCGGTGTTCCCGCTGGAGCGCGCGGTGGCGCTCGATCCGGAGGTGGTGGTGGACGGCGCGCCGCAGGAGCCGGCCGAGGGCATCGTCCGCCTGTCCGCGATCCCGGCGGTGCGGCGGGGCGCGGTGGTGCGCCTCCCGGACGACGCCCTGCTGCGCCCCGGGCCGCGGATGATCCGCGGGCTGGAGACGCTGTTCCGCGGGCTGCACCCGGAGGCGCGGTGA
- a CDS encoding TraR/DksA family transcriptional regulator, with protein MNARETERYRRILAAQLEALVGQGERAVHEMADSEGGGEVAIPDPNDRATAEERRNWALRLRDRDRRLLGKVQAALARLDAGTFGTCTSCGAPISAARLRARPVTDLCIACKTEAERVERPR; from the coding sequence ATGAACGCACGCGAGACCGAACGCTACCGCCGGATCCTGGCGGCGCAGCTCGAGGCGCTGGTGGGCCAGGGCGAGCGCGCCGTGCACGAGATGGCCGACTCGGAGGGCGGCGGCGAGGTCGCCATCCCGGACCCGAACGATCGCGCCACCGCGGAGGAGCGCCGCAACTGGGCGCTGCGCCTGCGCGATCGCGACCGCCGGCTCCTCGGCAAGGTCCAGGCGGCGCTGGCCCGGCTCGACGCGGGCACGTTCGGCACCTGCACGTCCTGCGGTGCGCCCATCAGCGCGGCGCGCCTGCGCGCGCGCCCGGTCACGGACCTGTGCATCGCGTGCAAGACCGAGGCGGAGCGCGTGGAGCGGCCGAGATAG
- a CDS encoding sigma-54-dependent transcriptional regulator, translating into MNEATEARPARVLVVDDEPTLLRAMEALLRRKGHEVIGLDSSIAATQRLAQEDFDVALFDIKMPQLSGLELLNAVKHRRPEVEVIMMTGHATVETALAAVRAGAYDYLTKPFEDVEVVARAVAKAAERKMLFDRNRQLESALREREGTPSEGLVGTSAPMREVTRMVEAVAYSATTVLITGESGTGKELVARALHTRSPRRSHPFVALNCGALTETLLESELFGHVKGAFTGAQRDQRGLFDAADGGTIFLDEIGDIPLSTQVRLLRVLQEGEIKRVGSADPVRVDVRVLAATHRDLPKLVKAGRFREDLFYRLNVINIPLPPLRERVEDIPLLAHHFVRRYAERLGKKVRTVAPEALELMCGYRWPGNVRELENAIERAVVLCRGDSVVPGDLPPAVTGRTAPLVREAPASGDEAAWLALSYAAAKEQALRRFEKGYVEALMRACDGNISAAARKAGMDRSNFKRVLRKYRTDVEPDTEEDGSSRALA; encoded by the coding sequence ATGAACGAGGCAACCGAGGCGCGGCCGGCCCGCGTGCTGGTGGTGGACGACGAGCCGACGCTGCTGCGCGCCATGGAGGCGCTGCTGCGGCGGAAGGGGCACGAGGTCATCGGCCTCGACTCCTCCATCGCGGCCACGCAGCGGCTCGCGCAGGAGGACTTCGACGTCGCGCTGTTCGACATCAAGATGCCCCAGCTCTCCGGCCTCGAGCTGCTCAACGCGGTGAAGCACCGCCGGCCGGAGGTGGAGGTCATCATGATGACCGGCCACGCCACGGTGGAGACCGCGCTCGCCGCGGTCCGCGCCGGCGCCTACGACTACCTCACCAAGCCGTTCGAGGACGTGGAGGTGGTGGCGCGCGCGGTGGCGAAGGCGGCCGAGCGCAAGATGCTGTTCGACCGCAACCGCCAGCTCGAGAGCGCGCTGCGCGAGCGCGAGGGCACGCCGTCGGAAGGGCTGGTGGGCACCTCCGCGCCCATGCGCGAGGTGACGCGGATGGTCGAGGCGGTGGCGTACAGCGCCACCACCGTGCTCATCACCGGCGAGAGCGGCACCGGCAAGGAGCTGGTCGCGCGCGCGCTCCACACCCGCAGCCCGCGCCGCAGCCACCCGTTCGTCGCCCTGAACTGCGGCGCCCTCACCGAGACGCTGCTCGAGTCCGAGCTGTTCGGGCACGTCAAGGGCGCGTTCACCGGCGCGCAGCGCGACCAGCGCGGCCTGTTCGACGCGGCCGACGGCGGCACCATCTTCCTGGACGAGATCGGCGACATCCCGCTCTCGACCCAGGTGCGCCTGCTGCGCGTGCTGCAGGAGGGCGAGATCAAGCGGGTCGGCTCGGCCGATCCGGTGCGGGTGGACGTGCGGGTGCTCGCCGCCACGCACCGGGACCTGCCCAAGCTGGTGAAGGCCGGCCGGTTCCGCGAGGACCTGTTCTACCGGCTGAACGTCATCAACATCCCGCTGCCGCCGCTGCGCGAGCGCGTCGAGGACATCCCGCTGCTCGCGCACCACTTCGTGCGCCGCTACGCCGAGCGGCTGGGCAAGAAGGTCCGGACGGTCGCGCCCGAGGCGCTCGAGCTCATGTGCGGCTACCGCTGGCCGGGCAACGTGCGCGAGCTGGAGAACGCGATCGAGCGCGCGGTGGTGCTGTGCCGGGGCGACTCGGTGGTGCCGGGCGATCTCCCGCCGGCGGTGACCGGCCGCACCGCGCCGCTGGTGCGCGAGGCGCCGGCCTCCGGCGACGAGGCCGCCTGGCTGGCGCTCTCGTACGCCGCCGCCAAGGAGCAGGCGCTGCGTCGGTTCGAGAAGGGCTACGTCGAGGCGCTCATGCGCGCCTGCGACGGCAACATCTCCGCCGCCGCGCGCAAGGCCGGCATGGACCGCTCCAACTTCAAGCGCGTGCTGCGCAAGTACCGCACCGACGTCGAGCCCGACACCGAGGAGGACGGCTCCTCGCGCGCGCTGGCCTGA
- a CDS encoding ATP-binding protein, whose amino-acid sequence MVPPELHAGSGALEARPDSTVLVVDDDEHVRRALARVLRRSRCRVIDAGDASGALALLEREPVQVVVSDHRMPGTSGVELLRIVKERWPTVQRVLLTGHADSAVIEEAVNRSEIFRFIWKPWDDAHLRITVQSAVDQHWMLEENRRLEQLLAERNAQLERLNRDLDGQLAARSVALVRAAEEWRASFDAIGDPLAIFRGGGCEIARANAAFARAAGVAITQVAGLRCREHAFGVLPCPACCDLPRGGTAERELAFGDRTWMIRSFPFGDGGLVVTFKDVTDEREVSRRLFHAEKMSAVGQLAGGVAHEINNPLGGILAFAQLMSREERSPEDMESLRLIQDAANRAKRIVESLLRFSRRPREEERGPVDLRQVVDDALFLLSPQLRAGRFEVVRRFEPAVAIGNGNQLQQVVVNLLVNALQAMGDRGTVTVAVGPAAPGRLRLSVADTGPGVPEDAALRIFEPFFTTKPEGQGTGLGLSICYQIVEEHGGTIRLEQPGPHRGACFVLELPAAQPRHERGEAVP is encoded by the coding sequence ATGGTACCTCCGGAGCTCCATGCCGGCAGCGGCGCCCTGGAAGCCCGCCCCGACTCCACCGTCCTGGTGGTGGACGACGACGAGCACGTGCGCCGCGCGCTCGCCCGCGTGCTGCGCCGATCGCGCTGCCGGGTGATCGACGCCGGCGACGCGAGCGGCGCGCTGGCGCTGCTGGAGCGGGAGCCGGTGCAGGTGGTGGTCTCCGACCACCGCATGCCGGGCACCTCCGGGGTGGAGCTGCTGCGGATCGTGAAGGAGCGCTGGCCCACCGTGCAGCGCGTCCTCCTCACCGGCCACGCCGACTCGGCGGTCATCGAGGAGGCGGTGAACCGGTCGGAGATCTTCCGGTTCATCTGGAAGCCCTGGGACGACGCGCACCTGCGCATCACCGTCCAGAGCGCGGTGGACCAGCACTGGATGCTCGAGGAGAACCGGCGGCTCGAGCAGCTCCTCGCCGAGCGCAACGCGCAGCTCGAGCGGCTGAACCGCGATCTCGACGGCCAGCTCGCGGCGCGCTCCGTCGCGCTGGTGCGGGCCGCCGAGGAGTGGCGCGCCAGCTTCGACGCCATCGGCGACCCGCTCGCGATCTTCCGGGGCGGAGGGTGCGAGATCGCGCGCGCCAACGCCGCCTTCGCCCGCGCCGCCGGCGTGGCCATCACCCAGGTCGCGGGCCTCCGCTGCCGCGAGCACGCGTTCGGCGTGCTCCCGTGCCCGGCCTGCTGCGACCTGCCGCGCGGCGGCACCGCCGAGCGCGAGCTCGCGTTCGGCGACCGCACCTGGATGATTCGCTCGTTCCCGTTCGGCGACGGCGGGCTGGTGGTCACGTTCAAGGACGTCACCGACGAGCGCGAGGTGAGCCGGCGCCTGTTCCACGCGGAGAAGATGTCCGCGGTGGGGCAGCTCGCCGGCGGCGTGGCGCACGAGATCAACAACCCGCTCGGCGGGATCCTGGCGTTCGCGCAGCTCATGAGCCGCGAGGAGCGCTCGCCCGAGGACATGGAGAGCCTGCGGCTCATCCAGGACGCCGCGAACCGCGCCAAGCGCATCGTGGAGTCGCTGCTCCGCTTCTCGCGCCGCCCGCGCGAGGAGGAGCGCGGCCCGGTGGACCTGCGCCAGGTCGTGGACGACGCGCTGTTCCTGCTCTCGCCGCAGCTCCGCGCCGGCCGCTTCGAGGTGGTGCGCCGGTTCGAGCCGGCGGTCGCGATCGGCAACGGCAACCAGCTCCAGCAGGTGGTGGTGAACCTGCTGGTGAACGCGCTGCAGGCCATGGGCGATCGCGGCACGGTCACCGTCGCGGTGGGCCCCGCCGCGCCCGGGCGGCTGCGCCTGTCGGTGGCCGACACCGGGCCGGGCGTCCCCGAGGACGCCGCGCTGCGGATCTTCGAGCCGTTCTTCACCACCAAGCCCGAGGGCCAGGGCACCGGCCTGGGCCTTTCCATCTGCTACCAGATCGTCGAGGAGCACGGCGGGACCATCCGCCTCGAGCAGCCCGGCCCGCACCGTGGGGCCTGCTTCGTGCTCGAGCTCCCGGCGGCGCAACCGAGGCACGAGCGAGGAGAAGCGGTCCCATGA
- a CDS encoding HNH endonuclease, whose product MDNANEFTKRLVELLRSERHAMAEFLVALAEFDRRGLWRQRGHTSLFSFLRRELGLSAGAAQYRKTAAELINRFPAVVAALRDGKLCLSSVCELAKVVTTDNCAEVLPRFYGLSSRDAAAVAAGIRPVENPPRREVVVPVRAVSAPAAVVAPTAEPILFRAPEPKAPSRAEVAAREESARSEPVAESARSEPVEMRGATLTAKPSSVDWLDGESARMHLTVSKTFLKKLDAARDALSHSMPGVSRENVLEAALDELLAQRARRKGLTAKPQKTVRPSRPDHVPAHVRREVWARDGGRCTFPLPSGEPCGSTHQLELDHVVPLARGGASTADNLRIRCRGHNLEEARRVLGDGLMDAYVPRGRRGQLNM is encoded by the coding sequence ATGGACAACGCAAACGAATTCACGAAGCGTCTGGTCGAACTGCTCCGGTCCGAGCGGCACGCGATGGCGGAATTCCTGGTCGCGCTGGCGGAGTTCGACCGGCGGGGTCTGTGGCGGCAGCGCGGGCACACGTCGCTGTTCTCGTTCCTGCGGCGCGAACTGGGGCTGTCCGCCGGCGCTGCGCAGTACCGGAAGACGGCGGCGGAGCTCATCAACCGGTTCCCCGCTGTCGTGGCGGCGCTCCGGGACGGGAAGCTGTGCCTGTCGTCCGTCTGCGAGCTGGCGAAGGTGGTGACCACCGACAACTGCGCAGAGGTCCTGCCCCGGTTCTATGGGCTCTCGAGCCGGGACGCGGCAGCGGTGGCTGCTGGCATCCGGCCGGTCGAGAATCCGCCTCGGCGCGAGGTCGTCGTGCCGGTGCGGGCCGTGTCCGCGCCGGCGGCGGTCGTGGCGCCTACCGCGGAGCCGATTCTATTTCGGGCGCCCGAACCAAAGGCACCCAGCCGGGCCGAGGTCGCGGCTCGTGAAGAATCCGCTCGCAGTGAGCCTGTCGCGGAGTCCGCTCGCAGTGAGCCTGTCGAAATGCGAGGGGCGACGCTTACCGCCAAGCCCAGCTCCGTCGATTGGCTCGACGGGGAGTCGGCTCGCATGCACCTCACCGTCTCGAAGACGTTCCTGAAGAAGCTCGACGCGGCCCGGGACGCGCTCTCTCACTCCATGCCGGGCGTCTCTCGCGAGAACGTCCTCGAGGCGGCGCTGGATGAGCTCCTTGCGCAGCGCGCGCGTCGGAAGGGGCTCACCGCGAAGCCGCAGAAGACGGTTCGTCCTTCCAGGCCGGACCACGTCCCGGCCCACGTTCGCCGCGAGGTCTGGGCGCGCGACGGCGGGCGGTGCACCTTCCCCCTCCCGTCCGGCGAGCCGTGTGGCTCCACGCACCAACTCGAGCTCGACCACGTCGTGCCGCTCGCGCGTGGCGGGGCCTCGACGGCGGACAACCTCCGGATCCGTTGCCGAGGGCACAACCTCGAGGAGGCGCGACGGGTCCTCGGCGACGGACTGATGGACGCGTACGTGCCGAGGGGCCGGCGCGGTCAGTTGAACATGTAG
- a CDS encoding FecCD family ABC transporter permease — MSLTRRTRLALALAAGVLAIAVAVAISCGLGPQPISFRAAWAGADPDAAILFGLRLPRALLAALVGCALAAAGTALQALLRNPLAEPFVLGVSGGAALGGSLVLVAAAGVTRLAGRAGEALGGAPPVAAGAVAGAVAATAIVFGLGRIGGRLVPEAALLVGIVFNAFAAGVITLLKMLVPPEQAGRLMYWLLGAVGYEAPGTLALGAVLVLLSVGALVALSARLNLLTLGDEEAASLGLDVRRDRAAVFFAASAATGAAVALAGMVGFVGLIVPHLVRRVIGPDHRLLVPASALFGAAFLVLADALARLAFLPLGTEPPVGAVTAFLGGPFFLWLLRRSGRPEAEGAR; from the coding sequence GTGAGCCTGACCCGGCGCACGCGGCTCGCGCTGGCGCTCGCCGCCGGCGTGCTCGCGATCGCGGTCGCCGTGGCCATCTCCTGCGGGCTCGGCCCGCAGCCCATCTCGTTCCGGGCCGCCTGGGCCGGCGCCGATCCCGACGCGGCCATCCTGTTCGGCCTGCGGCTGCCCCGCGCGCTGCTCGCGGCGCTGGTCGGCTGCGCGCTCGCCGCGGCGGGCACCGCGCTCCAGGCGCTGCTGCGCAACCCGCTCGCCGAGCCGTTCGTGCTCGGGGTCTCGGGCGGCGCCGCGCTGGGCGGCTCGCTGGTGCTGGTCGCCGCCGCGGGCGTGACCCGGCTGGCGGGCCGCGCGGGCGAGGCGCTGGGCGGGGCGCCCCCCGTGGCGGCCGGCGCGGTGGCCGGGGCGGTCGCCGCGACCGCCATCGTGTTCGGGCTGGGCCGGATCGGCGGCCGCCTGGTGCCCGAGGCCGCGCTGCTGGTGGGCATCGTGTTCAACGCGTTCGCCGCCGGCGTCATCACCCTGCTCAAGATGCTCGTCCCGCCGGAGCAGGCCGGCCGGCTCATGTACTGGCTGCTCGGCGCGGTCGGCTACGAGGCGCCGGGGACGCTGGCGCTCGGCGCCGTCCTGGTGCTGCTGTCGGTGGGCGCGCTGGTGGCGCTCTCGGCGCGGCTCAACCTGCTCACGCTCGGCGACGAGGAGGCCGCGTCGCTCGGCCTCGACGTGCGGCGCGACCGCGCCGCGGTGTTCTTCGCGGCGAGCGCCGCCACCGGCGCCGCGGTGGCGCTGGCCGGCATGGTGGGGTTCGTGGGGCTGATCGTCCCGCACCTGGTCCGGCGGGTGATCGGCCCCGACCACCGGCTGCTCGTGCCGGCCTCGGCGTTGTTCGGCGCCGCGTTCCTGGTGCTCGCGGACGCGCTGGCGCGCCTCGCGTTCCTGCCCCTCGGCACCGAGCCGCCGGTGGGCGCCGTGACGGCGTTCCTGGGTGGACCGTTCTTCCTGTGGCTGCTGCGGCGGAGCGGGCGGCCCGAGGCGGAGGGGGCGCGATGA
- a CDS encoding SDR family oxidoreductase, producing MADRIALVTGAGVRVGEAIARALAKDGWTVAAHYRTHRPRGFASALQADLAAADGPAQLAAAFRARHRRLDLLVNSASVFDALPLAGTDAAAFDSQMDLNARAPLLLVRALAPLLARARGSVVNVIDVGGGLVPWKGYAAYAASKAALARLTECLALELAPRVRVNGVAPGTVLWPERYPAAQRRGLTARIPLRRPGTPEDVAAAVRYLADAPFVTGAVLPVDGGRHLSGRAG from the coding sequence GTGGCCGACCGCATCGCGCTGGTGACCGGGGCCGGGGTCCGCGTGGGCGAGGCGATCGCCCGCGCGCTGGCGAAGGACGGCTGGACCGTCGCCGCGCACTACCGCACGCACCGCCCGCGCGGCTTCGCCTCCGCGCTGCAGGCCGACCTCGCCGCCGCCGACGGGCCGGCGCAGCTCGCGGCCGCGTTCCGCGCCCGGCACCGCCGCCTCGACCTGCTGGTGAACAGCGCCTCGGTGTTCGACGCGCTCCCGCTGGCCGGCACCGACGCCGCGGCGTTCGACTCGCAGATGGACCTGAACGCGCGGGCGCCGCTCCTGCTCGTCCGGGCGCTCGCGCCGCTGCTGGCGCGGGCCCGCGGCTCCGTCGTGAACGTCATCGACGTGGGCGGCGGGCTGGTGCCGTGGAAGGGCTATGCGGCCTACGCGGCGTCGAAGGCGGCGCTGGCGCGGCTGACCGAGTGCCTGGCGCTCGAGCTGGCGCCCCGGGTGCGCGTGAACGGCGTGGCCCCCGGCACCGTGCTCTGGCCCGAGCGCTACCCCGCGGCGCAGCGGCGCGGGCTCACCGCGCGCATCCCGCTCCGGCGGCCGGGCACGCCGGAAGACGTGGCGGCCGCCGTGCGTTACCTCGCCGACGCGCCGTTCGTCACCGGCGCCGTGCTGCCGGTGGACGGAGGGCGCCACCTGTCCGGACGCGCCGGCTGA
- a CDS encoding ABC transporter ATP-binding protein produces MSEPAGGAGTAPMVEVRGVTFRYGAHAALEDVSFSAREGEFVGLLGPNGAGKSTLVRLIAGLAAPARGTVRLTGMDPAAAPRRAVARVCALVPQEPRLGWPFTVREAVMMGRAPRQGLLAVPSRFDHGAVQGALEACDLVHLAGRRLDALSGGERRRVFFARALAQEPRVLLLDEPTAFLDLGHQVAAMRMARVAARGGLCVVAVLHDLNLAAAACDRLVVLSRGRVVAEGAPDDVITAERVRAVWEVPVWRGENGVTGAPVVLPALGRE; encoded by the coding sequence ATGAGCGAGCCGGCCGGCGGCGCGGGGACGGCGCCGATGGTGGAGGTGCGCGGGGTCACGTTCCGCTACGGCGCCCACGCGGCGCTCGAGGACGTCTCGTTCTCGGCGCGGGAGGGCGAGTTCGTGGGGCTGCTGGGACCGAACGGCGCGGGGAAGTCCACGCTGGTCCGGCTCATCGCCGGCCTGGCCGCGCCGGCGCGGGGCACGGTGCGCCTGACCGGCATGGACCCGGCCGCCGCCCCGCGCCGCGCGGTGGCGCGGGTGTGCGCGCTCGTGCCGCAGGAGCCGCGGCTCGGCTGGCCGTTCACCGTGCGTGAGGCGGTGATGATGGGCCGGGCGCCGCGGCAGGGCCTGCTGGCGGTGCCCTCCCGCTTCGACCACGGCGCGGTGCAGGGCGCGCTCGAGGCGTGCGACCTCGTGCACCTCGCCGGCCGTCGGCTCGATGCGCTCTCCGGCGGCGAGCGGCGCCGCGTGTTCTTCGCCCGCGCGCTCGCGCAGGAGCCGCGGGTGCTGCTGCTCGACGAGCCCACCGCGTTCCTCGACCTCGGACACCAGGTGGCCGCCATGCGGATGGCCCGCGTGGCCGCGCGTGGCGGGCTGTGCGTGGTCGCGGTGCTCCACGACCTCAACCTGGCCGCGGCCGCGTGCGACCGGCTGGTGGTGCTCTCGCGCGGGCGCGTGGTCGCGGAGGGGGCGCCCGACGACGTGATCACGGCCGAGCGGGTCAGAGCGGTGTGGGAGGTGCCGGTGTGGCGCGGGGAGAACGGCGTCACGGGGGCGCCGGTGGTGCTGCCGGCGTTGGGGCGGGAGTGA